The proteins below are encoded in one region of Terriglobales bacterium:
- a CDS encoding pitrilysin family protein, with amino-acid sequence MRTFLHSGAALAAAVLMSVSTFAAPPAPKATPTSGFTVPVFYYKLPNGLRVVLSPDHSAPTVAVAVYYRIGFRVEPRDRTGFAHLFEHMMFQGSQNLGKMEMIKLVQQNGGTLNGSTRFDFTNYFEIVPANKLETMLWAEADRMRGLDVNEDNLKNQQGVVGNEVKVNVLNRPYGGFPWLDMPQYANTNWYNAHNFYGDLKDIEAATLPDVQQFFKTYYAPNNAALAVVGDFDPADARKMVQKYFANIPAAKKVKEPDFTEPRQEKEKKASKVDPQAKRPALAVAYHMPGRNTPEYYAMGLLDQILLEGDDSLLHEELVQKKGMTGAVEGGINMLGNMYDYNGPMLWTAYLFHDSNVKDDDILAAMDSVIDPLRSKPIDQKTLDRAMVKLRSDFYDQLSQFNGFGLADMLASFALFDDNPARVNDIESQFRKITPALIQKTAQEYLRPSNRTVLAIEPGAATQNAESTKSGN; translated from the coding sequence ATGAGGACTTTCCTGCATTCAGGCGCCGCGCTTGCTGCGGCTGTGCTGATGTCGGTTTCAACGTTTGCCGCACCGCCAGCGCCAAAGGCGACACCTACCAGTGGCTTTACCGTTCCCGTCTTTTATTACAAGCTGCCGAACGGATTGCGGGTCGTGCTCTCGCCGGATCATTCGGCGCCCACGGTTGCCGTTGCTGTTTATTATCGGATTGGCTTTCGAGTTGAGCCGCGCGACCGCACCGGATTCGCTCACCTGTTCGAGCACATGATGTTCCAGGGCTCGCAGAATCTGGGCAAGATGGAGATGATTAAGCTCGTTCAGCAGAATGGTGGGACGCTGAACGGATCCACGCGATTTGACTTCACCAACTACTTTGAAATCGTTCCCGCAAACAAACTGGAGACCATGCTGTGGGCCGAAGCCGATCGGATGCGCGGACTCGATGTAAACGAAGACAATCTCAAAAATCAGCAGGGAGTCGTCGGGAATGAAGTAAAAGTAAACGTTCTGAATCGTCCTTACGGCGGATTTCCCTGGCTCGACATGCCGCAGTATGCGAACACCAACTGGTATAACGCTCACAACTTTTACGGCGATCTGAAGGACATCGAGGCTGCCACGCTTCCCGATGTGCAGCAGTTCTTCAAGACCTACTACGCTCCCAATAACGCCGCGCTGGCGGTGGTCGGGGATTTCGATCCCGCTGACGCCCGCAAGATGGTCCAGAAGTACTTCGCCAATATTCCCGCCGCAAAAAAGGTAAAAGAACCGGATTTTACAGAGCCGCGGCAGGAAAAAGAGAAAAAAGCCAGCAAAGTTGACCCGCAGGCGAAGCGTCCGGCGCTCGCCGTGGCTTATCACATGCCTGGTCGCAACACTCCCGAGTACTACGCGATGGGCCTGCTCGATCAGATTCTCCTTGAGGGCGACGACAGTCTGCTCCATGAGGAACTGGTGCAAAAGAAAGGCATGACCGGCGCGGTGGAAGGCGGTATCAACATGTTGGGGAACATGTATGACTACAACGGCCCAATGCTTTGGACCGCGTATCTCTTCCACGACAGCAACGTGAAGGACGATGACATTCTTGCCGCGATGGATTCCGTGATCGACCCGCTGCGCAGTAAGCCAATTGACCAAAAGACTCTCGACCGTGCCATGGTGAAACTGCGCTCGGATTTCTACGATCAGCTTAGCCAGTTCAACGGATTCGGACTTGCCGACATGCTCGCCAGCTTCGCTCTGTTTGACGACAATCCGGCGCGGGTAAACGACATCGAGTCCCAATTCCGGAAGATCACCCCGGCGCTAATTCAGAAGACGGCGCAGGAATATCTGCGGCCGTCAAACCGTACAGTGCTGGCCATCGAGCCCGGGGCCGCTACGCAGAATGCGGAATCAACCAAGTCAGGAAACTGA
- a CDS encoding thiamine pyrophosphate-dependent dehydrogenase E1 component subunit alpha yields the protein MKKTIPKGKPERRSVGAAKSAAKHSTRNGASREKYPIRTNAHGIPDYRLEIPNFRTTEEWVDGQFRYKVEGDLSGEPPPLRESKYLNKEQTIEIYRYMLLNRKMEQTLENLFKQQKVVGGVYLGLGQEGCSCASAYALREGDWIGPMIRNQGALLVRGFKPRDVMMQYMAKSGAPTGGRDAGSHFGDIQKRHIAAPISMLGDLIPVLAGVALGARLQGKNIACLTWIGDGGQSTGPTYEGFNFAAVQKLGVILIVENNLWAYSTPVDRQVACRDLADRAIGYGVPGAIIDGTDPNQVYDLTYEAAQRVYRGEGPTLIEAKMMRMRGHAMHDAAAYVPKQYFEYWTKRDPIARMEKYLLAKGWLIERSNRELIESVQREIDEDREIAEASPYPEGSTADERVFCDNGVEIPFLYGGPKVKKVEKEKLAAASDVAHLR from the coding sequence ATGAAGAAAACAATTCCGAAAGGAAAGCCCGAACGAAGATCTGTTGGCGCTGCAAAGTCCGCCGCAAAGCATTCCACCCGCAACGGGGCATCGCGGGAGAAATATCCAATTCGCACCAATGCTCACGGCATCCCCGACTACCGACTCGAAATCCCGAATTTCCGGACGACCGAAGAATGGGTTGACGGGCAGTTCCGCTACAAAGTCGAAGGGGACCTCTCGGGCGAGCCCCCTCCGCTGCGCGAATCGAAATATCTGAACAAAGAACAGACGATCGAGATCTACCGCTACATGCTGCTCAATCGCAAGATGGAGCAGACGCTCGAAAATCTATTCAAGCAGCAGAAGGTCGTCGGCGGAGTTTATCTCGGACTAGGCCAGGAAGGATGCTCCTGCGCATCCGCCTATGCCTTGCGCGAGGGCGACTGGATTGGGCCAATGATCCGCAATCAGGGCGCACTGCTGGTACGAGGATTCAAACCTCGCGACGTGATGATGCAGTACATGGCGAAATCCGGCGCGCCAACCGGAGGGCGCGATGCCGGTTCCCACTTCGGGGACATCCAAAAGCGCCACATTGCCGCTCCGATCTCCATGCTTGGCGATCTGATTCCCGTTTTGGCCGGAGTTGCACTCGGTGCGAGGCTGCAAGGTAAGAACATCGCGTGTCTCACCTGGATCGGTGATGGCGGCCAATCGACCGGCCCAACATATGAGGGGTTCAACTTCGCCGCGGTGCAGAAGCTCGGCGTGATTCTGATCGTCGAAAATAATCTCTGGGCATACTCAACACCGGTTGATCGACAGGTTGCCTGCCGCGATCTCGCCGATCGTGCGATTGGGTACGGAGTGCCGGGAGCAATCATCGACGGCACTGATCCTAACCAGGTCTATGACTTGACCTACGAAGCCGCACAGCGCGTGTACCGCGGCGAAGGCCCGACGCTAATCGAGGCGAAGATGATGCGCATGCGTGGACACGCCATGCACGATGCCGCCGCCTACGTTCCAAAACAGTACTTCGAGTATTGGACGAAGCGCGATCCCATTGCACGCATGGAGAAATACCTGCTCGCCAAAGGATGGCTGATCGAGAGATCCAATCGCGAACTGATCGAGTCCGTGCAGCGCGAGATCGACGAGGATCGCGAAATTGCAGAAGCATCCCCGTATCCGGAAGGATCAACAGCGGACGAACGTGTATTCTGCGACAACGGCGTTGAGATTCCGTTTTTGTACGGCGGGCCAAAGGTGAAGAAGGTAGAGAAGGAGAAGCTAGCGGCGGCTAGCGACGTGGCGCATCTGCGCTAG
- the aceE gene encoding pyruvate dehydrogenase (acetyl-transferring), homodimeric type: MNAYPVLPAEPVEADQSETNEWLEAFDQIVEGEGPSRAAELLDALSRHARESGVEPPTQLHTPYKNTIPVEQELPYPGDRDMERRIEALIRWNAMAMVHRQNKKDSGIGGHLSTYSSLATLAEVGFNHFFHASYGDQAGDMIYFQGHASPGAYARAFLEGRISEQQVLNFRHEARREPGLPSYPHPWLMPDFWQFPTVSMGIGPINAIYQARFMRYLEHRNLIEKTPRKIWAFVGDGETDEVETLGALTVATREKLDNLIFVVNCNLQRLDGPVRGNGKIISELEGVFRGAGWNVIKVIWGSDWDPLFARDNSGLLLKRMEECVDGEYQACKAKGGAYTREHFFGKYPELLELVADMSDEQIGHLHRGGHDPKKIYNAYLRAVEHTGSPTVILAKTVKGYGLGSAQARNATHQEKKLTDEALQTFRKVFDIPVPDEAAKNGAPYRPEKDTPEIEYMKKCRKNLGGYLPARDTQKPNLKAPELEFFADALGGSRGRAVSTTMGFVSMLRTLLKHPEMGKLVVPIVPDEGRTFGLESAIRQVGIYASQGQLYTPHDQDILLYYREEKDGQILEEGITEAGSMSSFTAAGTAYSNYRVPTIPFYMYYSMFGFQRVGDLIWAFGDARGKGFLMGGTAGRTTLSGEGLQHCDGHSVVMSSVYPTCVTYDPAYAYEIAVIVQDGLRRMYEKGEDRFYYITMYNEDYAMPEMPKGIEEGILRGIYKFKAAPGGKAVVNLFGSGPILNEALKAQATLAEKYAVQADVWSVTSYTELRRDALAADRWNLLHPAEKEKQPYILKALEGAEGPIIAVSDYMKIVPDQLSPWLRERLVSLGTDGFGRSDNREYLRKHFEISPEAIVAATLSKLSREKKFDAKKAQKAFQELGINPEKIDPAKA; encoded by the coding sequence ATGAACGCCTATCCAGTCTTGCCGGCTGAGCCGGTGGAAGCTGATCAAAGTGAAACAAACGAGTGGCTTGAAGCCTTTGATCAGATCGTCGAAGGAGAAGGTCCATCTCGCGCAGCAGAGTTGCTCGACGCGCTCTCTCGCCATGCTCGCGAGTCCGGCGTAGAGCCGCCGACCCAACTTCACACGCCTTACAAGAACACCATTCCCGTCGAGCAGGAGCTGCCCTATCCCGGCGACCGCGATATGGAGCGGCGCATCGAGGCGCTGATCCGCTGGAATGCGATGGCAATGGTACATCGGCAAAACAAGAAAGACTCTGGAATTGGCGGTCACCTCTCCACCTACTCATCTCTCGCAACTCTGGCCGAGGTTGGTTTCAATCACTTCTTCCATGCCAGTTACGGCGATCAGGCGGGCGACATGATCTATTTCCAGGGACACGCGTCACCGGGTGCATATGCTCGCGCTTTCCTGGAAGGTCGTATCTCCGAGCAGCAGGTTCTGAACTTTCGGCATGAAGCGCGTCGAGAGCCGGGGCTCCCTTCTTACCCGCACCCATGGCTGATGCCGGATTTCTGGCAGTTTCCAACGGTTTCGATGGGCATTGGCCCCATCAATGCCATCTACCAGGCCCGTTTCATGCGCTACCTCGAACATCGCAATCTCATCGAGAAAACGCCGCGCAAGATTTGGGCATTCGTAGGCGACGGTGAGACCGATGAAGTCGAAACTTTAGGTGCTCTGACTGTTGCGACGCGGGAGAAGCTCGACAACCTGATCTTCGTTGTGAACTGCAACCTGCAGCGCCTCGACGGCCCGGTGCGCGGGAACGGAAAGATCATCAGCGAGCTCGAAGGCGTCTTCCGTGGCGCTGGATGGAACGTTATCAAAGTCATTTGGGGTAGCGATTGGGATCCCCTCTTCGCCCGCGACAACTCTGGCCTCCTGCTCAAGCGCATGGAAGAGTGCGTCGATGGCGAGTACCAGGCGTGTAAAGCCAAAGGCGGCGCTTATACGCGAGAGCACTTTTTCGGCAAGTATCCGGAGCTGCTCGAACTGGTCGCGGATATGAGCGATGAGCAGATCGGCCATCTGCATCGCGGCGGTCACGATCCGAAAAAGATTTACAACGCTTACCTGCGCGCTGTAGAACACACCGGCTCGCCCACTGTCATTCTGGCGAAAACGGTAAAGGGATACGGCCTTGGCTCCGCGCAAGCTCGCAATGCGACCCATCAGGAGAAGAAGCTGACTGACGAAGCGCTGCAAACCTTCCGCAAAGTCTTCGATATTCCTGTTCCCGACGAGGCTGCGAAAAATGGCGCGCCGTATCGTCCGGAAAAAGACACTCCGGAAATCGAGTACATGAAGAAATGCCGCAAGAACCTCGGTGGCTATCTGCCGGCACGCGATACTCAGAAGCCTAATCTGAAAGCTCCGGAACTCGAGTTCTTTGCCGATGCGCTCGGCGGCTCGCGCGGTCGCGCCGTATCGACGACGATGGGCTTCGTGAGCATGCTGCGCACGCTGCTCAAGCATCCTGAAATGGGAAAGCTGGTCGTGCCTATCGTCCCCGATGAAGGCCGCACCTTCGGATTGGAATCGGCGATTCGCCAGGTGGGCATCTACGCCAGCCAGGGACAGCTCTACACCCCGCACGATCAGGACATCCTGCTCTACTACCGCGAAGAAAAAGACGGACAGATTCTCGAAGAGGGAATCACAGAAGCGGGCTCGATGTCCTCATTCACCGCGGCGGGCACTGCCTACTCAAACTATCGCGTGCCGACGATTCCGTTCTACATGTACTACTCGATGTTCGGCTTCCAGCGTGTAGGCGATCTCATCTGGGCCTTTGGCGATGCGCGCGGCAAAGGCTTCCTGATGGGCGGAACCGCTGGTCGCACTACGCTCTCCGGCGAGGGCCTCCAGCACTGCGATGGACACAGCGTGGTGATGTCGAGCGTTTATCCCACATGCGTCACCTACGATCCGGCGTACGCATATGAAATCGCTGTGATCGTGCAGGATGGATTACGTCGGATGTACGAAAAGGGCGAAGACCGCTTCTACTACATCACGATGTACAACGAAGATTACGCAATGCCGGAGATGCCGAAGGGCATCGAAGAAGGCATTCTGCGCGGCATCTACAAGTTCAAAGCAGCGCCGGGCGGAAAAGCAGTCGTAAATCTCTTCGGCAGCGGTCCGATTCTGAACGAAGCATTAAAAGCGCAAGCCACCCTCGCCGAGAAATACGCAGTGCAAGCTGACGTCTGGAGCGTGACCAGCTACACCGAGTTACGTCGTGACGCGCTTGCGGCTGATCGCTGGAACCTGCTGCATCCGGCGGAAAAGGAAAAACAGCCCTACATCCTCAAAGCTCTTGAGGGCGCCGAAGGCCCGATCATCGCAGTGAGCGACTACATGAAGATCGTTCCCGACCAACTCTCGCCGTGGCTGCGCGAGCGTCTGGTAAGCCTGGGTACCGACGGTTTCGGCCGCAGCGACAATCGCGAGTATCTGCGCAAGCATTTCGAGATCAGTCCGGAAGCGATCGTCGCGGCAACGCTCTCGAAGCTCTCGCGCGAGAAGAAATTTGACGCGAAGAAAGCGCAGAAGGCGTTCCAGGAGTTGGGAATCAATCCGGAGAAGATCGATCCGGCGAAGGCGTGA
- a CDS encoding pitrilysin family protein, giving the protein MRNRITTLICTLFFALACCAATAQESATSAHETQAKKQSPPPGSAPKPFKVPQQEKFSLPNGLEATLVPYGSIPKVMIAVSVRAGNLNEAENQVWLADLTTSLMKEGTTSKSAQEVAQQAASMGGSVDVNVGPDTTSISGDVLSEFGPKMVSLLADVAMHPALPGSELDRLKKDQLRTLSIQKSQPQPVAHEQFVKELYPNHPYGRLFPTEQMIQGYTIEDVQKFYKDNFGAARTHVYVAGKFDPAAVKKAITEAFSSWPHGPDALIDVPKPVTKRDLSIIDRPGAVQSTLYIGLPTIDPSNEDYIPLQVMNAILGGSFGSRITSNIREQKGYTYSPYSQLSSRYRDAYWVQIADVTAKYTGASIKEILYEIDRLQKEPPSAQELEGIKNYLAGVFVLRNSNRAGLIAQLEYVDLHKLGNDYLDTYVPNIYKVSAEQVQQMAQKYIVPDKLTMVVVGDKSKIADQLTSYEGAGGK; this is encoded by the coding sequence ATGCGAAACCGAATTACCACTCTGATCTGCACATTGTTCTTCGCTCTGGCGTGTTGCGCGGCAACTGCACAGGAGAGCGCCACATCTGCGCACGAGACGCAGGCCAAGAAGCAATCACCGCCTCCCGGTAGCGCGCCTAAGCCATTCAAGGTTCCGCAGCAGGAGAAGTTCTCGCTGCCGAACGGACTCGAGGCCACGCTGGTGCCGTACGGCTCAATTCCGAAGGTGATGATCGCTGTGAGCGTTCGCGCCGGCAATCTGAACGAAGCCGAGAACCAGGTTTGGCTCGCCGATCTCACTACCAGCCTGATGAAGGAAGGCACAACGAGCAAGTCTGCTCAAGAAGTCGCGCAGCAAGCGGCCTCGATGGGAGGTTCGGTCGATGTGAACGTTGGGCCGGACACGACGAGCATCTCAGGCGACGTTCTGTCGGAGTTTGGTCCCAAAATGGTATCGCTACTGGCCGATGTCGCGATGCACCCCGCGCTGCCCGGTTCGGAACTCGATCGCTTGAAGAAAGATCAGCTCCGCACGCTCAGCATTCAGAAGTCTCAGCCACAGCCGGTCGCGCACGAGCAGTTCGTCAAGGAGCTGTATCCCAACCATCCTTATGGACGCCTGTTTCCAACTGAGCAGATGATCCAGGGCTACACCATCGAAGACGTCCAAAAGTTCTATAAGGACAATTTCGGCGCAGCCCGCACGCATGTTTACGTGGCTGGGAAGTTCGATCCGGCAGCAGTAAAGAAGGCGATCACGGAGGCGTTTTCATCCTGGCCGCATGGGCCGGATGCGCTCATCGACGTTCCCAAACCCGTCACCAAGCGGGATCTCTCCATCATTGATCGCCCCGGCGCCGTGCAGTCGACGCTTTACATCGGCCTTCCGACGATCGATCCGAGCAATGAGGACTACATTCCGCTGCAGGTCATGAACGCGATTCTCGGTGGCTCGTTTGGATCGCGTATTACTTCGAACATCCGCGAGCAGAAGGGATACACGTACTCTCCTTACAGCCAATTGTCCTCGCGTTATCGCGACGCCTACTGGGTGCAGATAGCCGATGTGACCGCGAAATACACTGGTGCATCGATCAAAGAGATTCTGTACGAGATCGATCGTCTGCAGAAGGAACCGCCCTCTGCGCAGGAGCTCGAGGGCATCAAGAATTATCTGGCGGGCGTGTTCGTGCTGCGCAACTCAAACCGGGCTGGATTAATTGCTCAGCTCGAATATGTCGATCTGCACAAGCTTGGCAATGACTACCTCGACACGTACGTACCCAACATCTACAAGGTATCGGCGGAGCAGGTACAGCAGATGGCGCAAAAGTACATTGTGCCCGACAAGCTCACCATGGTGGTCGTCGGTGACAAGTCGAAGATCGCCGATCAGCTCACCAGCTACGAAGGAGCCGGAGGAAAGTGA